The following coding sequences are from one Pseudomonas oryzae window:
- a CDS encoding MFS transporter — protein sequence MNSLVASHAQAGSAPDAAPSHIEKGTAAFRRTNWALFAGGFATFALLYCVQPMLPVLSAAFALSAAESSLALSISTITLAIGLLLTGPLSDAVGRKPVMVAALCSAALCTLLTPLMPNWHALLLMRALVGLSLSGLVAVAMSYLSEEIYPQHLGLAMGLYISGNALGGMSGRLVSGVLVDFFSWQAAVGLLGGLALLAALLFWRLLPDSRHFRPTPLSFANLAEGLRLHFGDRGLPWLFLEAFLLMGGFVTLFNYIGYRLLEAPYGLSMSWVGLLSVVYLSGTYSSTQAGALADRLGRHRVFWPAILVMLAGLLLTLFAPLGLILAGMLLFAFGFFAAHSLASSWVGRRALQARGQASSLYLFSYYLGSSIAGTAGGFFWQHGGWTGVGLFIAALLVVALLVALHLSRLPPKQPQT from the coding sequence ATGAACAGCCTGGTCGCCAGCCACGCGCAGGCGGGCTCCGCCCCCGACGCCGCGCCAAGCCATATCGAGAAGGGCACGGCCGCCTTCCGCCGCACCAACTGGGCGCTGTTCGCCGGCGGTTTCGCCACCTTCGCCCTGCTCTACTGCGTGCAGCCGATGCTGCCGGTGCTGTCGGCGGCCTTCGCCCTCAGCGCGGCCGAGAGCAGCCTGGCGCTGTCGATCTCGACCATCACCCTGGCCATAGGCCTGCTGCTCACCGGCCCGCTGTCCGACGCGGTCGGCCGCAAGCCGGTGATGGTCGCGGCGCTGTGCAGCGCGGCGCTGTGTACCCTGCTCACCCCGCTGATGCCCAACTGGCATGCCCTGCTGCTGATGCGCGCGCTGGTCGGCCTGTCGCTGAGCGGCCTAGTGGCGGTGGCGATGTCCTACCTGAGCGAGGAGATCTACCCCCAGCACCTCGGCCTGGCCATGGGCCTGTACATCTCCGGCAACGCCCTGGGCGGCATGAGCGGCCGGCTTGTCAGCGGCGTGCTGGTCGACTTCTTCTCCTGGCAGGCGGCGGTCGGCCTGCTCGGCGGTCTGGCGCTGCTCGCCGCCCTGCTGTTCTGGCGCCTGCTGCCGGACTCGCGACACTTCCGCCCCACCCCACTGAGCTTCGCCAACCTCGCCGAGGGGCTGCGCCTGCACTTCGGCGACCGCGGCCTGCCGTGGCTGTTCCTCGAGGCCTTCCTGCTGATGGGCGGTTTCGTCACCCTGTTCAACTACATCGGCTACCGCCTGCTGGAGGCACCCTACGGCCTGAGCATGAGCTGGGTCGGCCTGCTCTCGGTGGTCTATCTGTCCGGCACCTACAGCTCGACCCAGGCCGGCGCGCTGGCCGACCGCCTCGGTCGCCACAGGGTGTTCTGGCCGGCGATCCTGGTGATGCTCGCCGGCCTGCTGCTGACCCTGTTCGCGCCGCTGGGGCTGATCCTCGCCGGCATGCTGCTGTTCGCCTTCGGCTTCTTCGCCGCCCACTCGCTGGCCAGCAGCTGGGTCGGCCGCCGCGCCCTGCAGGCGCGCGGCCAGGCCTCGTCGCTGTACCTGTTCAGCTACTACCTGGGCTCGAGCATCGCCGGCACCGCCGGCGGTTTCTTCTGGCAGCACGGCGGCTGGACCGGCGTCGGCCTGTTCATCGCCGCCCTGCTCGTGGTCGCCCTGCTGGTCGCCCTGCACCTGTCGCGCCTGCCGCCCAAGCAGCCGCAGACCTAA
- a CDS encoding LysR family transcriptional regulator has product MELRHLRYFIAVAEELHFGRAAQRLGISQPPLSQQIQALEDELGACLFERTNRRVALSAVGELFLPEARAVLAQLDKAVAVTRRARAGELGELKVGFTSSAPFTSTIPRALRAFRQACPAVHLDLRELSSREVAEAVGEGLLQVGMIRPLEPLPAGLEALELFAEPLVVVLPAGHPQALEGAIALAELAAEPFVFFPRSFGTGLYDQVLGLARAAGFSPHIVQEASEAMTLIGLVATGLGVTILPASFSRMRIDGVVWRTLRDPGASTAVWLVRRRGEQSPLVQRFAELLVREAGEAQRQRQTPAG; this is encoded by the coding sequence ATGGAACTTCGCCACCTGCGCTACTTCATCGCCGTCGCCGAGGAGCTGCACTTCGGCCGCGCCGCTCAGCGCCTGGGCATCTCCCAGCCGCCGCTCAGCCAGCAGATCCAGGCGCTGGAGGACGAACTCGGCGCCTGCCTGTTCGAGCGAACCAACCGCCGGGTGGCGCTCAGCGCGGTCGGCGAACTGTTCCTGCCCGAGGCGCGCGCGGTGCTGGCGCAGCTGGACAAGGCGGTGGCGGTGACCCGTCGCGCCCGCGCCGGCGAGCTGGGCGAGCTGAAGGTCGGCTTCACCTCCTCGGCGCCGTTCACCTCGACGATTCCCCGCGCGCTGCGCGCCTTCCGCCAGGCCTGCCCGGCGGTGCACCTCGACCTGCGCGAGCTGAGCAGCCGCGAGGTCGCCGAAGCGGTCGGCGAGGGGCTGCTGCAGGTGGGCATGATCCGCCCGCTGGAGCCGTTGCCCGCCGGCCTGGAGGCGCTGGAGCTGTTCGCCGAACCGCTGGTGGTGGTGCTGCCGGCCGGCCATCCGCAGGCGCTCGAGGGCGCCATCGCCCTGGCCGAGCTGGCCGCCGAGCCCTTCGTGTTCTTCCCGCGCAGCTTCGGCACCGGCCTCTACGACCAGGTGCTCGGTCTGGCACGGGCCGCCGGCTTCAGCCCGCACATCGTCCAGGAGGCCAGCGAGGCGATGACCCTGATTGGCCTGGTCGCCACCGGCCTCGGTGTCACCATATTGCCGGCCTCGTTCAGCCGCATGCGCATCGACGGCGTGGTCTGGCGCACCCTGCGCGATCCCGGGGCGAGCACCGCGGTTTGGCTGGTGCGCCGGCGCGGCGAGCAGTCGCCGCTGGTGCAGCGCTTCGCCGAGCTGCTGGTGCGCGAGGCCGGCGAGGCGCAGCGGCAGCGCCAGACGCCTGCCGGTTGA